A single genomic interval of Vulpes lagopus strain Blue_001 chromosome 19, ASM1834538v1, whole genome shotgun sequence harbors:
- the SUCNR1 gene encoding succinate receptor 1 isoform X2, translating into MIVLQLNLTPQTSSNSGAMPGIMAWNATCLNWLAAEAALEKYYLSIFYGIEFVVGVFGNTAVVFGYLFCLKNWNSSNIYLFNLSISDLAFLCTLPMLIRSYSHGKWIYGDVLCISNRYVLHANLYTSILFLTFISIDRYLLMKYPFREHFLQRKEFAILISLAIWVLVTLELLPILPLINPNLAANGTNCIDYASSGDPHNSLIYSMCLTFLGFLIPLLVMCFFYFKIALFLKQRSRQLATALPLEKPLTLVIMAVVIFSVLFTPYHIMRNVRIASRLEEWKEYQCTQVVINSFYIVTRPLAFLNSTINPVFYFLLGDHFREMLMSKLRYQWKFLTSFRR; encoded by the exons ATG ATTGTGCTCCAGTTAAATCTAACTCCGCAGACTTCGTCAAACAGTGGTGCTATGCCGGGGATCATG gcGTGGAATGCAACTTGCCTGAATTGGCTGGCAGCGGAGGCTGCCCTGGAAAAGtactatctttccattttttatgggATCGAGTTTGTTGTGGGAGTCTTTGGGAATACTGCTGTTGTTTTTGGCTACCTCTTCTGTCTGAAGAACTGGAATAGCAGTAACATTTATCTCTTCAACCTCTCTATCTCAGACTTGGCTTTTTTGTGCACCCTTCCCATGCTGATTAGAAGTTATTCCCATGGAAAGTGGATATACGGGGACGTGCTCTGTATAAGCAATCGATATGTGCTTCATGCCAATCTCTACACCAgcattctctttctcacttttatCAGCATCGATAGATACCTGCTCATGAAGTATCCTTTCCGGGAACACTTTCTGCAAAGGAAGGAATTTGCTATTTTAAtctctttggctatttgggttttAGTAACCTTAGAGCTACTGCCCATACTTCCTCTTATAAATCCTAATCTAGCTGCCAATGGCACCAACTGTATTGATTATGCAAGTTCTGGGGACCCCCACAACAGCCTCATTTATAGCATGTGTTTAACCTTCTTGGGATTCCTCATTCCTCTTTTGGTGATGTGCTTCTTTTACTTCAAGATTGCTCTTTTCCTGAAGCAGAGGAGCAGGCAACTTGCTACTGCTTTGCCCCTTGAAAAGCCTCTCACCTTAGTCATCATGGCAGTTGTGATCTTCTCCGTGCTTTTCACTCCCTACCACATTATGCGGAATGTGAGGATCGCTTCCCGCCTGGAGGAGTGGAAGGAGTACCAATGCACCCAGGTCGTCATCAACTCCTTTTACATCGTGACCCGGCCGTTGGCCTTTCTGAACAGTACCATCAACCCtgtcttctatttccttctggGGGATCACTTCAGGGAGATGttgatgagtaaactgaggtACCAATGGAAATTCCTTACATCCTTTAGAAGATGA
- the SUCNR1 gene encoding succinate receptor 1 isoform X3 gives MAWNATCLNWLAAEAALEKYYLSIFYGIEFVVGVFGNTAVVFGYLFCLKNWNSSNIYLFNLSISDLAFLCTLPMLIRSYSHGKWIYGDVLCISNRYVLHANLYTSILFLTFISIDRYLLMKYPFREHFLQRKEFAILISLAIWVLVTLELLPILPLINPNLAANGTNCIDYASSGDPHNSLIYSMCLTFLGFLIPLLVMCFFYFKIALFLKQRSRQLATALPLEKPLTLVIMAVVIFSVLFTPYHIMRNVRIASRLEEWKEYQCTQVVINSFYIVTRPLAFLNSTINPVFYFLLGDHFREMLMSKLRYQWKFLTSFRR, from the exons ATG gcGTGGAATGCAACTTGCCTGAATTGGCTGGCAGCGGAGGCTGCCCTGGAAAAGtactatctttccattttttatgggATCGAGTTTGTTGTGGGAGTCTTTGGGAATACTGCTGTTGTTTTTGGCTACCTCTTCTGTCTGAAGAACTGGAATAGCAGTAACATTTATCTCTTCAACCTCTCTATCTCAGACTTGGCTTTTTTGTGCACCCTTCCCATGCTGATTAGAAGTTATTCCCATGGAAAGTGGATATACGGGGACGTGCTCTGTATAAGCAATCGATATGTGCTTCATGCCAATCTCTACACCAgcattctctttctcacttttatCAGCATCGATAGATACCTGCTCATGAAGTATCCTTTCCGGGAACACTTTCTGCAAAGGAAGGAATTTGCTATTTTAAtctctttggctatttgggttttAGTAACCTTAGAGCTACTGCCCATACTTCCTCTTATAAATCCTAATCTAGCTGCCAATGGCACCAACTGTATTGATTATGCAAGTTCTGGGGACCCCCACAACAGCCTCATTTATAGCATGTGTTTAACCTTCTTGGGATTCCTCATTCCTCTTTTGGTGATGTGCTTCTTTTACTTCAAGATTGCTCTTTTCCTGAAGCAGAGGAGCAGGCAACTTGCTACTGCTTTGCCCCTTGAAAAGCCTCTCACCTTAGTCATCATGGCAGTTGTGATCTTCTCCGTGCTTTTCACTCCCTACCACATTATGCGGAATGTGAGGATCGCTTCCCGCCTGGAGGAGTGGAAGGAGTACCAATGCACCCAGGTCGTCATCAACTCCTTTTACATCGTGACCCGGCCGTTGGCCTTTCTGAACAGTACCATCAACCCtgtcttctatttccttctggGGGATCACTTCAGGGAGATGttgatgagtaaactgaggtACCAATGGAAATTCCTTACATCCTTTAGAAGATGA
- the SUCNR1 gene encoding succinate receptor 1 isoform X1 has translation MKQIVLQLNLTPQTSSNSGAMPGIMAWNATCLNWLAAEAALEKYYLSIFYGIEFVVGVFGNTAVVFGYLFCLKNWNSSNIYLFNLSISDLAFLCTLPMLIRSYSHGKWIYGDVLCISNRYVLHANLYTSILFLTFISIDRYLLMKYPFREHFLQRKEFAILISLAIWVLVTLELLPILPLINPNLAANGTNCIDYASSGDPHNSLIYSMCLTFLGFLIPLLVMCFFYFKIALFLKQRSRQLATALPLEKPLTLVIMAVVIFSVLFTPYHIMRNVRIASRLEEWKEYQCTQVVINSFYIVTRPLAFLNSTINPVFYFLLGDHFREMLMSKLRYQWKFLTSFRR, from the exons atgaaacaa ATTGTGCTCCAGTTAAATCTAACTCCGCAGACTTCGTCAAACAGTGGTGCTATGCCGGGGATCATG gcGTGGAATGCAACTTGCCTGAATTGGCTGGCAGCGGAGGCTGCCCTGGAAAAGtactatctttccattttttatgggATCGAGTTTGTTGTGGGAGTCTTTGGGAATACTGCTGTTGTTTTTGGCTACCTCTTCTGTCTGAAGAACTGGAATAGCAGTAACATTTATCTCTTCAACCTCTCTATCTCAGACTTGGCTTTTTTGTGCACCCTTCCCATGCTGATTAGAAGTTATTCCCATGGAAAGTGGATATACGGGGACGTGCTCTGTATAAGCAATCGATATGTGCTTCATGCCAATCTCTACACCAgcattctctttctcacttttatCAGCATCGATAGATACCTGCTCATGAAGTATCCTTTCCGGGAACACTTTCTGCAAAGGAAGGAATTTGCTATTTTAAtctctttggctatttgggttttAGTAACCTTAGAGCTACTGCCCATACTTCCTCTTATAAATCCTAATCTAGCTGCCAATGGCACCAACTGTATTGATTATGCAAGTTCTGGGGACCCCCACAACAGCCTCATTTATAGCATGTGTTTAACCTTCTTGGGATTCCTCATTCCTCTTTTGGTGATGTGCTTCTTTTACTTCAAGATTGCTCTTTTCCTGAAGCAGAGGAGCAGGCAACTTGCTACTGCTTTGCCCCTTGAAAAGCCTCTCACCTTAGTCATCATGGCAGTTGTGATCTTCTCCGTGCTTTTCACTCCCTACCACATTATGCGGAATGTGAGGATCGCTTCCCGCCTGGAGGAGTGGAAGGAGTACCAATGCACCCAGGTCGTCATCAACTCCTTTTACATCGTGACCCGGCCGTTGGCCTTTCTGAACAGTACCATCAACCCtgtcttctatttccttctggGGGATCACTTCAGGGAGATGttgatgagtaaactgaggtACCAATGGAAATTCCTTACATCCTTTAGAAGATGA